A part of Streptomyces sp. DSM 40750 genomic DNA contains:
- a CDS encoding glycoside hydrolase family 3 protein, with amino-acid sequence MTTFATGSDTLTRDVLTVLQPGFTGTTAPDWLLRRLGEGLASVGLFGRNITSPEQLAALTAQLRAEHEDVLVAIDEEGGDVTRLEVRTGSSFPGNHALGAVDDVDLTREVAFALGHRLAECGVNFNWAPSADVNANPANPVIGVRSFGADPDLVARHTAAYVTGLQAAGVAACAKHFPGHGDTAVDSHLSLPRIDADRSLVDSRDLAPFRAAIGAGSRAMMSAHILVPALDPDLPATLSRGILTDLLRGELGYDGLIVTDGMEMRAIAGTYGIEHGSVLALAAGADAICVGGGLADDETVRRLRDALITAVRTGDLPEERLADAADRVRDLAKWTRSAAGGVRRGAGTGREVIGETQGVGDTGGVGLVAARRALTTTFTEPYEPPTQPLYVAAFTPVANIAVGDETPWGVGAELARLLPGTETGTFAGDSAGASALAVAGTRRIVAVVRDEHRHPWMTTALDTLLTTRPDTIVVEMGIPQSPPRGLLHIATHGAARVCGRAAAEVVAGVR; translated from the coding sequence ATGACGACATTCGCCACTGGATCAGACACCCTCACGCGGGACGTGCTCACGGTCCTCCAGCCCGGGTTCACGGGCACCACCGCCCCCGACTGGCTGCTGCGCCGCCTCGGCGAGGGCCTCGCCTCCGTCGGCCTCTTCGGCCGCAACATCACTTCGCCCGAGCAACTGGCCGCTCTCACCGCCCAGTTGCGCGCCGAGCACGAGGACGTCCTGGTCGCCATCGACGAGGAGGGCGGCGACGTCACCCGCCTGGAGGTCCGCACCGGATCCTCCTTCCCCGGCAACCACGCCCTGGGCGCGGTCGACGACGTGGACCTGACCCGGGAGGTCGCGTTCGCGCTGGGCCACCGCCTGGCGGAGTGCGGCGTCAACTTCAACTGGGCCCCGTCGGCCGACGTGAACGCCAACCCCGCCAACCCGGTCATCGGGGTCCGCTCCTTCGGCGCCGACCCCGACCTGGTCGCCCGCCACACCGCCGCCTATGTCACCGGCCTCCAGGCCGCGGGCGTCGCCGCCTGCGCCAAGCACTTCCCGGGCCACGGCGACACCGCCGTGGACTCCCACCTCTCCCTGCCCCGCATCGACGCGGACCGCTCGCTCGTGGACTCCCGCGACCTGGCGCCCTTCAGGGCCGCCATCGGCGCCGGCTCGCGCGCGATGATGAGCGCCCACATCCTGGTCCCCGCCCTGGACCCCGACCTCCCGGCAACGTTGTCCCGCGGCATCCTCACGGACCTCCTCCGCGGCGAACTCGGCTACGACGGCCTCATCGTCACCGACGGCATGGAGATGCGGGCCATCGCCGGGACCTACGGCATCGAACACGGCAGCGTCCTCGCCCTCGCCGCCGGAGCCGACGCCATCTGCGTAGGCGGCGGCCTCGCCGACGACGAGACGGTCCGCCGCCTCCGCGACGCCCTCATCACCGCCGTCCGCACCGGCGACCTCCCGGAGGAACGCCTCGCGGACGCGGCCGACCGGGTCCGGGACCTGGCGAAGTGGACCCGGTCGGCCGCCGGGGGAGTGCGGCGCGGTGCCGGGACAGGCCGCGAGGTCATCGGCGAGACCCAGGGGGTCGGAGACACCGGCGGCGTCGGCCTCGTGGCCGCCCGGCGCGCGCTCACGACGACCTTCACGGAGCCCTACGAGCCGCCCACCCAGCCCCTGTACGTCGCCGCCTTCACCCCCGTGGCCAACATCGCGGTGGGCGACGAGACCCCCTGGGGCGTCGGCGCGGAACTGGCCCGCCTCCTCCCGGGCACCGAGACCGGCACCTTCGCGGGCGACAGCGCCGGCGCCTCCGCCCTGGCGGTCGCCGGCACCCGCCGCATCGTCGCCGTCGTCCGCGACGAACACCGCCACCCCTGGATGACCACCGCCCTCGACACCCTCCTGACCACCCGCCCCGACACCATCGTCGTGGAAATGGGCATCCCCCAGTCCCCGCCCCGCGGCCTTCTCCACATCGCGACGCACGGCGCGGCGAGGGTGTGCGGAAGGGCGGCGGCGGAGGTTGTCGCGGGAGTGCGGTAG
- a CDS encoding carbohydrate ABC transporter permease: MSAADTTAPAKMPPARPAPPPPSAAPERPGRKRTPGGAAVPWALLAPCLLILALVLGYPLVRLVTLSFQTFGQSQLWGFQPAESAGFDNFSKVLGDSEFWTVVVRTIVFAAACVIFTMVIGMAIALLLQRVSGWVKTLINIALVASWGMPIIVATTVFKWLFDSDYGIFNALLSKLPGVDMIGHNWFASGPEGLAVITLLVVWGAVPFVVITLSAGLTQVPKELEEAARLDGAGAWGVFRYVTLPILKPIIVMLTTLSVIWDMGVFPQVFVMRNGHPEAEFQLLTTYSYDKAFVVNDYAQGSAIALLTVLLLLGVISVYMRQMLKIGEVE, translated from the coding sequence ATGAGTGCCGCAGACACGACTGCCCCTGCGAAGATGCCGCCCGCGCGGCCCGCACCCCCGCCACCGTCGGCGGCCCCGGAACGGCCGGGCAGAAAGCGGACTCCCGGCGGCGCCGCCGTCCCCTGGGCCCTGCTCGCCCCGTGTCTGCTGATCCTCGCCCTCGTCCTCGGCTATCCGCTGGTCCGGCTGGTCACCCTGTCCTTCCAGACGTTCGGCCAGTCCCAGTTGTGGGGCTTCCAGCCGGCGGAGTCGGCCGGCTTCGACAACTTCTCCAAGGTGCTGGGCGACAGCGAGTTCTGGACGGTCGTCGTCCGGACCATCGTCTTCGCCGCCGCCTGCGTGATCTTCACGATGGTCATCGGCATGGCGATCGCCCTGCTGCTCCAGCGGGTCTCCGGCTGGGTGAAGACGCTCATCAACATCGCCCTCGTGGCGAGTTGGGGCATGCCGATCATCGTGGCCACCACCGTCTTCAAGTGGCTCTTCGACTCCGACTACGGCATCTTCAACGCGCTCCTCAGCAAGCTCCCGGGCGTCGACATGATCGGCCACAACTGGTTCGCGAGCGGCCCCGAGGGCCTCGCAGTCATCACGCTCCTCGTGGTGTGGGGCGCGGTGCCGTTCGTCGTCATCACCCTCAGCGCCGGACTCACCCAGGTGCCGAAGGAGCTGGAGGAGGCCGCCCGCCTCGACGGCGCCGGCGCGTGGGGCGTGTTCCGCTACGTCACCCTCCCCATCCTCAAGCCGATCATCGTGATGCTCACGACCCTCTCCGTCATCTGGGACATGGGCGTCTTCCCGCAGGTCTTCGTGATGCGCAACGGCCACCCGGAGGCCGAGTTCCAACTGCTCACCACCTACTCGTACGACAAGGCGTTCGTGGTCAACGACTACGCCCAGGGCTCGGCGATCGCCCTGCTGACCGTGCTGTTGCTGCTCGGCGTGATCAGCGTCTACATGCGCCAGATGCTGAAGATCGGAGAGGTCGAATGA
- a CDS encoding GntR family transcriptional regulator, with the protein MSTDVSSAENENGATVRTARVPKYYRLKKHLLDMTETLPPGTPVPPERTLASEFDTSRTTVRQALQELVVEGRLERIQGKGTFVAKPKVSQALQLTSYTEDMRAQGLEPTSQLLDIGYITADDTLAGLLDITAGGRVLRIERLRMANGEPMAIETTHLSAKRFPALRRSLVKYTSLYTALAEVYDVHLAEAEETIETSLATPREAGLLGTDVGLPMLMLSRHSLDKDGQPVEWVRSVYRGDRYKFVARLKRPQD; encoded by the coding sequence ATGAGCACCGACGTCAGCAGTGCGGAGAACGAGAACGGGGCGACCGTCCGTACCGCACGCGTGCCCAAGTACTACCGCCTGAAGAAGCACCTGCTGGACATGACCGAGACGCTGCCACCCGGCACGCCGGTGCCGCCCGAGCGCACGCTCGCCTCCGAGTTCGACACCTCGCGCACGACCGTGCGGCAGGCGTTGCAGGAGCTGGTCGTCGAGGGGCGCCTTGAGCGCATCCAGGGCAAGGGCACGTTCGTCGCCAAGCCGAAGGTCTCCCAGGCGCTGCAACTCACCTCGTACACCGAGGACATGCGGGCCCAGGGCCTCGAACCCACCTCGCAGCTGCTGGACATCGGCTACATCACCGCCGACGACACCCTCGCCGGGCTGCTCGACATCACCGCCGGCGGCCGGGTCCTGCGCATCGAGCGCCTCCGCATGGCGAACGGCGAGCCGATGGCGATCGAGACGACCCACCTGTCCGCCAAGCGTTTCCCCGCGCTGCGCAGGTCACTGGTCAAGTACACCTCCCTCTACACCGCGCTCGCCGAGGTCTACGACGTCCATCTCGCCGAGGCCGAGGAGACCATCGAGACCTCGCTGGCCACGCCGCGCGAGGCCGGCCTGCTGGGCACGGACGTCGGCCTGCCGATGCTGATGCTCTCCCGCCACTCGCTGGACAAGGACGGGCAGCCGGTGGAGTGGGTGCGGTCCGTGTACCGAGGCGACCGGTACAAGTTCGTCGCGAGGCTCAAGCGGCCGCAGGACTGA
- a CDS encoding GNAT family N-acetyltransferase: MDITIRQISPDEYATLGEITAQAYLGDGLLDFGESDQYLGELRDVAKRAAAADVLVAVADGRALGGVTFVPAGGPMADIARAGEAEIRMLAVAPEARGRGAGEALVRACLERARAVEGCARVVLSTQRTMHAAHRIYERLGFTRTPERDWKPLPDLFDLTLITYELTL, from the coding sequence ATGGACATCACCATCAGGCAGATCTCCCCCGACGAGTACGCCACCCTCGGCGAGATCACCGCGCAGGCCTACCTCGGCGACGGGCTGCTGGACTTCGGGGAGAGCGACCAGTACCTCGGTGAGTTGCGTGACGTGGCGAAGCGGGCCGCCGCGGCCGACGTGCTCGTGGCGGTGGCGGACGGCCGGGCGCTCGGCGGTGTGACCTTCGTCCCGGCGGGCGGCCCCATGGCCGACATCGCCCGTGCGGGAGAGGCCGAGATACGGATGCTGGCGGTCGCTCCGGAGGCGCGTGGCCGGGGTGCCGGCGAGGCGCTCGTCCGGGCCTGTCTGGAGCGTGCCCGGGCCGTGGAGGGCTGTGCACGCGTCGTGCTGTCGACCCAGCGGACCATGCACGCCGCCCATCGCATCTACGAACGGCTGGGCTTCACTCGCACACCAGAGCGCGACTGGAAGCCCCTCCCCGACCTCTTCGACCTCACGCTGATCACCTATGAGTTGACGCTCTGA
- a CDS encoding DUF3311 domain-containing protein, whose amino-acid sequence MSDAPEVKPPVRPVVTPVRVVIALCLLAPFAAMLWVGSYAKTDPTFIGIPFFYWYQMAWVLISTVLTATAYVLWQRDQRARKSETQSGGAAQ is encoded by the coding sequence ATGTCAGACGCGCCTGAAGTGAAACCGCCGGTGAGACCGGTGGTGACACCGGTCCGGGTGGTCATCGCCCTGTGCCTGCTCGCCCCGTTTGCGGCGATGCTCTGGGTCGGCTCGTACGCCAAGACGGACCCGACGTTCATCGGCATCCCCTTCTTCTACTGGTACCAGATGGCCTGGGTGCTCATCTCCACCGTGCTCACCGCCACCGCGTACGTCCTGTGGCAGCGTGACCAGCGCGCCCGCAAGTCCGAGACGCAGAGCGGGGGTGCCGCGCAGTGA
- a CDS encoding nucleoside hydrolase, protein MTARTPIVLDSDPGIDDAVALQYLLGTDLWDLKAYTSVGGNLPAAATYSNARALARALRIDADVPVHRGAGRPLSRLPYREASAFHGPAGLGDETLPDSTAPHPTESSAQALLRLSRECEGELTVCATGPLTNVAVALLEDPDFARRVRKFVFMGGAAQVPGNFTPVAEFNIWADPDAAEIVLSSGIPFTMVDLDASHRWLFRPADLAALEAAGPGTALAARLMRTYMDAYTRHGGDGTCPLHDPLAVGVCGDEAFVEAADGAVVVECASELTRGQTVFVPAAARRVYYSESPALTARLRATGRVALGPGTRDFSEHFVATLPRWPAVG, encoded by the coding sequence GTGACCGCTCGCACACCGATCGTCCTGGACAGCGACCCCGGTATCGACGACGCCGTAGCCCTGCAATACCTGCTGGGCACAGACCTCTGGGACCTCAAGGCCTACACATCGGTCGGCGGCAACCTCCCCGCCGCAGCGACGTACAGCAACGCCCGAGCCCTGGCCCGAGCCCTACGCATCGATGCCGACGTCCCGGTGCACCGAGGCGCGGGCCGCCCCCTCTCCCGCCTCCCCTACCGAGAGGCATCCGCCTTCCACGGCCCGGCGGGCCTCGGCGACGAAACCCTCCCCGACTCGACGGCCCCCCACCCCACGGAGTCATCCGCGCAGGCCCTGCTGCGGCTCTCCCGGGAATGCGAGGGCGAGCTGACGGTGTGCGCCACCGGCCCGCTCACGAACGTGGCCGTCGCGCTGCTGGAGGACCCGGACTTCGCCCGCCGCGTCAGGAAGTTCGTGTTCATGGGCGGCGCCGCCCAGGTGCCGGGAAACTTCACCCCGGTCGCCGAGTTCAACATCTGGGCCGACCCGGACGCCGCCGAGATCGTGCTCTCCTCCGGCATCCCGTTCACGATGGTCGACCTCGACGCCTCGCACCGCTGGCTGTTCCGCCCCGCGGACCTCGCCGCGCTGGAGGCCGCGGGCCCGGGCACGGCCCTCGCCGCCCGGCTGATGCGCACCTACATGGACGCGTACACCCGCCACGGGGGAGACGGCACCTGTCCGCTGCACGATCCGCTGGCCGTGGGGGTCTGCGGGGACGAGGCGTTCGTCGAGGCCGCCGACGGGGCCGTCGTCGTGGAGTGCGCGAGCGAACTCACGCGCGGCCAGACCGTGTTCGTGCCGGCCGCCGCCCGGCGCGTCTACTACTCCGAGTCCCCCGCCCTGACCGCCCGCCTCCGCGCCACCGGCCGCGTCGCCCTGGGTCCGGGCACCCGCGACTTCAGCGAGCACTTCGTGGCGACGCTGCCGCGGTGGCCGGCGGTGGGCTGA
- a CDS encoding extracellular solute-binding protein: MKRKLTTAICVAGMMVSIAACGGGESGRESSDTGADTKELTVWLTVDAQNNWPELVKAADAAIEKKHPGITITHEYYGWPDKNAKLDAVLATDKAPDVVEMGNTEMLAYMVKGAFAPVDPAKFDNSDAWLDGLKASVTYEGKTYGVPYYAGGRVANWRKDVFAAAGVKSTPKTYEEFTAALDKVQKKRGDKFSAWYQPTRDWYAAMSFVYDAGGSIAVESGGEWKANLSSPESLKGLTEFKNVVDTYMHGDKTKDESDRYIVYGQGKSGMIFAPAWEGATAAAKENDKTGKLAGNVENFVLPGPSGKNLPVFLGGSDLAVPVKSDAQTVAAEWINAFTGPSGQKGLIEKGNLPNNKTDLATLKDDPATAVPATAAESNWFVPMAPGWGQVEKAQILQTMLQSIGTGKQSVEEAAKEADAEIDKVINTK; this comes from the coding sequence GTGAAGAGGAAGCTGACGACCGCGATCTGTGTCGCGGGCATGATGGTCTCCATCGCGGCGTGCGGGGGCGGTGAGAGCGGGCGTGAGAGCTCGGACACCGGTGCGGACACCAAGGAGCTGACGGTCTGGCTCACGGTGGACGCGCAGAACAACTGGCCGGAGCTGGTCAAGGCCGCCGACGCGGCGATCGAGAAGAAGCACCCCGGGATCACGATCACGCACGAGTACTACGGCTGGCCCGACAAGAACGCCAAGCTCGACGCCGTCCTCGCCACCGACAAGGCCCCCGACGTGGTCGAGATGGGCAACACGGAGATGCTCGCCTACATGGTCAAGGGCGCCTTCGCCCCCGTCGACCCGGCGAAGTTCGACAACTCCGACGCCTGGCTGGACGGCCTCAAGGCCTCCGTCACCTACGAGGGCAAGACCTACGGCGTTCCGTACTACGCCGGTGGCCGCGTCGCCAACTGGCGCAAGGACGTCTTCGCCGCGGCGGGCGTCAAGTCCACCCCGAAGACGTACGAGGAGTTCACCGCCGCCCTCGACAAGGTCCAGAAGAAGCGGGGCGACAAGTTCAGCGCCTGGTACCAGCCCACCCGCGACTGGTACGCCGCCATGTCCTTCGTCTACGACGCCGGCGGCTCCATAGCGGTCGAGTCCGGCGGCGAGTGGAAGGCCAACCTCTCCTCCCCGGAGTCCCTCAAGGGTCTGACCGAGTTCAAGAACGTCGTCGACACGTACATGCACGGCGACAAGACCAAGGACGAGTCCGACCGTTACATCGTCTACGGTCAGGGCAAGTCCGGCATGATCTTCGCCCCGGCCTGGGAGGGCGCGACCGCCGCGGCCAAGGAGAACGACAAGACCGGCAAGCTCGCCGGCAACGTCGAGAACTTCGTGCTGCCCGGCCCGTCCGGCAAGAACCTGCCCGTCTTCCTCGGCGGCAGCGACCTCGCTGTCCCGGTGAAGTCCGACGCGCAGACCGTCGCCGCCGAGTGGATCAACGCCTTCACCGGCCCCTCCGGCCAGAAGGGCCTGATCGAGAAGGGCAACCTGCCCAACAACAAGACCGACCTCGCCACCCTGAAGGACGACCCGGCGACGGCGGTCCCGGCCACCGCGGCCGAGTCCAACTGGTTCGTCCCGATGGCCCCCGGCTGGGGCCAGGTCGAGAAGGCGCAGATCCTGCAGACCATGCTGCAGTCCATCGGCACCGGCAAGCAGTCGGTCGAGGAGGCCGCGAAGGAAGCGGACGCCGAGATCGACAAGGTCATCAACACCAAGTGA
- a CDS encoding carbohydrate ABC transporter permease, with the protein MSTAAVSGPRRSKFGWNLLGLFVFVTAGFPVYWMLNTAFKPAKDAIDPDPSLLPTSITFANFGRALDIADFWGPVGRSLVVSLTVVVIGIVVGMLAALAISRFAFRGRKVVIVGILAVQMVPLVAMIIPVFLLLNDLGQYDRLSGLVITYLTFILPFTVWTLRGFIVNIPRELEEAAMVDGCSRTTAFIRVVFPLLAPGMVATSVYGFIQAWNEYLYALMLMSQQNQTATVWLGNFTTKHGTEYAPMMAGSTMMAVPIVVLFLLVQRKMAAGLTAGAVKG; encoded by the coding sequence ATGAGTACTGCCGCTGTCTCCGGCCCCCGGAGGTCCAAGTTCGGCTGGAACCTCCTCGGTCTGTTCGTCTTCGTCACCGCGGGCTTCCCCGTCTACTGGATGCTGAACACGGCGTTCAAGCCCGCCAAGGACGCGATCGACCCCGACCCCAGCCTGCTGCCGACGTCGATCACCTTCGCCAACTTCGGCCGGGCACTGGACATCGCCGACTTCTGGGGCCCGGTCGGCCGCAGCCTCGTCGTCTCCCTCACGGTGGTCGTGATCGGCATCGTCGTCGGCATGCTGGCCGCGCTCGCCATCTCCCGCTTCGCCTTCCGCGGCCGCAAGGTGGTGATCGTCGGCATCCTGGCGGTGCAGATGGTCCCGCTGGTCGCGATGATCATCCCGGTCTTCCTGCTGCTGAACGACCTCGGCCAGTACGACCGCCTCAGCGGCCTGGTCATCACCTATCTGACCTTCATCCTCCCGTTCACCGTGTGGACCCTGCGCGGCTTCATCGTCAACATCCCGCGCGAACTGGAGGAGGCGGCCATGGTCGACGGCTGCTCCCGCACCACCGCCTTCATCCGCGTGGTGTTCCCGCTGCTCGCGCCCGGCATGGTGGCGACCTCGGTCTACGGCTTCATCCAGGCCTGGAACGAGTATCTGTACGCCCTGATGCTGATGAGCCAGCAGAACCAGACCGCGACCGTCTGGCTGGGCAACTTCACCACCAAGCACGGCACCGAGTACGCCCCGATGATGGCCGGCTCCACCATGATGGCCGTGCCGATCGTCGTCCTCTTCCTCCTCGTCCAGCGCAAGATGGCCGCGGGCCTCACCGCGGGCGCCGTGAAGGGATAA
- the mctP gene encoding monocarboxylate uptake permease MctP: protein MKDGVNGVALAVFIFFFLAVTVMGFLAARWRKAENEHSLDEWGLGGRSFGTWVTWFLLGGDLYTAYTFVAVPAAIYAAGAAGFFAVPYTILIYPLIFTFLPRLWSVSHKHGYVTTSDFVRGRFGSKGLSLAVAVTGILATMPYIALQLVGIQAVLDVMGVGGGEDTNWFIKDLPLLIAFGVLAAYTYSSGLRAPALIAFVKDTLIYIVIAVAIIYIPIKLGGFDDIFAKAGEAYSQTNPATDKPRGALVPGDANQWTYATLALGSALALFMYPHSITATLSSKSREVIRRNTTILPLYSLMLGLLALLGFMAIAAGIQVQNGQLAIPQLFETMFPDWFAGVAFAAIGIGALVPAAIMSIAAANLFTRNIYKDFIKPDATPAQETKVSKLVSLLVKVGALAFVLTMDKTVAINFQLLGGIWILQTFPALVGGLFTRWFHRWALLAGWAVGMLYGTIAAYGVASPTQKHFGGSSAEIPGIGEIGYIGLTAFVLNLVVTVILTFVLRAAKAPDGIDETKPEDYTADAGDAGVQVELPPATAGASH, encoded by the coding sequence GTGAAGGACGGCGTGAACGGCGTGGCACTCGCCGTCTTCATCTTCTTCTTCCTGGCCGTCACGGTCATGGGCTTCCTGGCCGCGCGCTGGCGCAAGGCCGAGAACGAGCACAGCCTCGACGAATGGGGGCTGGGCGGGCGGTCGTTCGGCACCTGGGTCACCTGGTTCCTGCTCGGCGGCGACCTCTACACCGCGTACACCTTCGTCGCCGTACCGGCGGCGATCTACGCGGCGGGCGCGGCCGGCTTCTTCGCGGTGCCCTACACGATCCTCATCTATCCGCTGATCTTCACGTTCCTGCCCCGCCTGTGGTCGGTCTCCCACAAGCACGGCTACGTGACGACCTCGGACTTCGTCCGTGGCCGCTTCGGCTCGAAGGGTCTGTCGCTGGCGGTCGCCGTGACCGGCATCCTCGCGACGATGCCGTACATCGCCCTCCAGCTCGTCGGCATCCAGGCGGTGCTGGACGTGATGGGCGTCGGCGGCGGCGAGGACACCAACTGGTTCATCAAGGACCTGCCACTGCTGATCGCCTTCGGCGTCCTGGCGGCCTACACCTACTCCTCCGGCCTCCGGGCCCCCGCGTTGATCGCGTTCGTGAAGGACACCCTGATCTACATCGTCATCGCGGTGGCGATCATCTACATCCCGATCAAGCTCGGCGGCTTCGACGACATCTTCGCCAAGGCGGGTGAGGCGTACAGCCAGACCAACCCGGCGACGGACAAGCCGCGCGGCGCGCTCGTCCCGGGCGACGCCAACCAGTGGACGTACGCGACGCTGGCCCTCGGCTCGGCGCTGGCGCTCTTCATGTACCCGCACTCGATCACGGCGACGCTGTCGTCCAAGAGCCGCGAGGTCATCCGCCGAAACACCACGATCCTGCCGCTGTACTCGCTGATGCTGGGCCTGCTGGCCCTGCTGGGCTTCATGGCGATCGCCGCCGGCATCCAAGTGCAGAACGGCCAGCTGGCGATTCCCCAGCTGTTCGAGACGATGTTCCCCGACTGGTTCGCGGGCGTCGCCTTCGCCGCCATCGGCATCGGCGCGCTGGTCCCCGCGGCGATCATGTCCATCGCGGCGGCGAACCTCTTCACCCGCAACATCTACAAGGACTTCATCAAGCCGGACGCCACGCCCGCCCAGGAGACCAAGGTCTCCAAGCTGGTGTCCCTGCTGGTGAAGGTGGGCGCCCTGGCCTTCGTCCTCACCATGGACAAGACGGTCGCCATCAACTTCCAGCTCCTGGGCGGCATCTGGATCCTCCAGACCTTCCCGGCCCTCGTCGGCGGCCTCTTCACCCGCTGGTTCCACCGCTGGGCCCTCCTCGCCGGCTGGGCGGTCGGCATGCTCTACGGCACGATCGCCGCGTACGGCGTGGCCTCCCCCACGCAGAAGCACTTCGGCGGCTCCTCCGCGGAGATCCCCGGGATCGGCGAGATCGGCTACATCGGCCTGACGGCCTTCGTCCTCAACCTCGTGGTCACGGTGATCCTCACCTTCGTCCTGCGGGCCGCCAAGGCCCCCGACGGCATCGACGAGACCAAGCCGGAGGACTACACGGCGGACGCGGGAGACGCGGGCGTACAGGTGGAGCTTCCCCCGGCAACGGCGGGAGCGAGCCACTAG